One genomic window of Lytechinus variegatus isolate NC3 chromosome 1, Lvar_3.0, whole genome shotgun sequence includes the following:
- the LOC121414344 gene encoding WW domain-binding protein 4-like, which yields MADYWKSNPRKFCDFCQCWFADNKSSKEFHERGKRHKENVEKKIAELRKKGQKQYETQQQLSGFMKQIEEDAMKAFKKDVASNPDLIPEYKVALVENRVREQQEQEELTAQQGSRYQPGGTSSTQGNTPSSSTTPSIESQEWMEAVSPEGHTYYWNTKTGVTQWDKPANFISAPSTSSQDKLSSKQKVKEESESDEDEEKDQKKKEGNEESITRGTKRKSDAYGGWTSVSTEPEEEPDLQLPEANPLYMSSYVPQAAQYEPREKLDIKEKVVGSIKASSREGSGGVSFKKRKGGQRQIRSRDTSS from the exons AT GGCTGATTATTGGAAGTCTAATCCAAGAAAGTTTTGTGACTTTTGCCAGTGTTGGTTTGCAGACAACAAATCA AGTAAAGAGTTTCACGAGAGGGGTAAGCGGCACAAGGAGAATGTGGAGAAGAAGATTGCAGAGCTGCGTAAGAAAGGGCAGAAGCAGTATGAAACCCAGCAACAGCTCAGCGGCTTCATGAAACAGATAGAGGAG GATGCTATGAAAGCTTTCAAGAAAGATGTGGCATCTAATCCTGACTTGATACCAGAGTATAAGGTTGCTCTGGTAGAAAACAGAGTACGAGAACAGCAAGAGCAGG AGGAATTGACAGCTCAACAGGGGAGCAGATACCAGCCAGGAGGGACGTCAAGTACCCAGGGGAACACGCCTTCATCATCGACCACACCCAGCATCGAATCACAGGAATGGATGGAAGCGGTCAGTCCAGAGGGTCACACCTACTACTGGAACACCAAGACAGGAG TGACCCAGTGGGATAAACCAGCCAACTTCATATCAGCACCCTCCACTTCATCACAAGATAAACTTTCTTCCAAACAAAAG GTCAAAGAAGAGTCAGAATCAGATGAGGATGAAGAAAAAGatcaaaagaagaaagaggggAATGAAGAGAGTATAACAAGAGGAACAAAAAGAAAGAGCGATGCGTATGGTGGCTGGACATCTGTTTCAACTGAACCTGAAGA AGAGCCAGATCTTCAACTCCCTGAAGCGAACCCTCTGTACATGAGCTCCTACGTACCCCAGGCTGCCCAGTATGAACCCAGAGAGAAGCTAGACATCAAGGAGAAGGTGGTCGGCAGCATCAAGGCAAGCTCAAGGGAAGGATCAGGGGGTGTGTCGTTTAAGAAGAGGAAAGGCGGTCAAAGACAAATCCGGTCGAGGGATACATCCTCATGA